Proteins from a genomic interval of Stenotrophomonas maltophilia R551-3:
- a CDS encoding sensor histidine kinase: protein MASDTASPPRKPDSVAAKGERRRTPYRRRLRSRIIVSFVLLGFCLTTLFAFATNWARLRVENQLVEELMNRNIDEYARRYYEHPGHNPDAPVLQIKAYAYSKDKFDRVREERAQWAGFSDGIHSVSGDEHGEAYSYKLAVRKTPDAWFFLAYDMTDSVRGGKQLNRALVLSVLVFSVLSLVLGWWSASKVMKPVSDLAARLRAYRGGTSDPEPLAPRFPDDEVGQLAQALDDYSSRLTEVVQRDREFNADVSHELRTPLAVIRGATELLLTRPGLDEKVLQRLQRIQRAEQQCSDLIGALLLLSRNERGQGTSNVARVAEQLLDAHRAQLGGKPLELLLEGERNLVIDAPEAALSVALGNLIGNAVKYSQDGEVRVFVGTNSVSVTDSGPGLSEEDAAKLFQRGYRGTHAGHSQGGGIGLSIVSRLCDLYGWQVSVRPGGERGVIATLTFSPKPL, encoded by the coding sequence ATGGCATCGGATACCGCATCGCCACCCCGGAAGCCTGATTCCGTGGCAGCCAAGGGGGAGCGCCGGCGTACGCCGTATCGGCGGCGCCTGCGCAGCCGCATCATCGTGTCGTTCGTGTTGTTGGGCTTCTGCCTGACAACACTGTTCGCGTTCGCCACCAACTGGGCCCGCCTTCGCGTGGAAAACCAGCTGGTGGAAGAGTTGATGAACCGCAACATCGACGAGTACGCGCGGCGCTATTACGAACATCCGGGCCACAACCCGGATGCCCCCGTGCTGCAGATCAAGGCGTACGCGTACTCCAAGGACAAATTCGACCGGGTGCGCGAAGAGCGCGCGCAATGGGCCGGCTTCTCCGATGGCATCCACAGCGTCAGCGGTGATGAGCACGGCGAGGCGTATTCCTACAAGCTGGCGGTACGCAAGACGCCTGACGCCTGGTTCTTCCTCGCCTATGACATGACCGACAGCGTGCGCGGTGGCAAGCAGCTCAACCGCGCGCTGGTGCTGTCGGTGCTGGTGTTCAGTGTGCTGTCGCTGGTGCTGGGCTGGTGGTCGGCGTCGAAGGTGATGAAGCCGGTGTCGGACCTGGCCGCGCGGCTGCGTGCCTATCGCGGCGGCACCAGTGACCCGGAACCCCTGGCGCCACGCTTCCCCGACGACGAAGTGGGGCAGCTGGCACAGGCGCTGGACGACTATTCCTCGCGGCTGACCGAAGTGGTGCAGCGCGACCGTGAGTTCAACGCCGACGTCAGCCACGAACTGCGCACGCCGCTGGCGGTGATCCGTGGCGCTACCGAACTGCTGCTGACCCGGCCCGGCCTGGACGAGAAGGTACTGCAGCGCCTGCAGCGCATCCAGCGCGCCGAACAGCAGTGCAGCGACCTGATCGGCGCGCTGCTGCTGCTGTCGCGCAACGAGCGCGGGCAGGGCACCAGCAACGTGGCCCGCGTGGCCGAGCAGCTGCTGGACGCGCATCGCGCGCAGTTGGGCGGCAAGCCGCTGGAGCTGCTGCTGGAAGGCGAGCGCAACCTGGTCATCGACGCACCCGAAGCCGCCTTGTCGGTGGCGCTGGGCAACCTGATCGGCAATGCGGTGAAGTACTCGCAGGATGGCGAAGTACGCGTGTTCGTCGGCACCAATTCGGTGTCGGTGACCGACAGTGGCCCGGGCCTGAGTGAGGAAGACGCGGCCAAGCTGTTCCAGCGTGGCTACCGCGGCACCCATGCCGGCCACTCGCAGGGCGGAGGTATCGGCCTGTCGATCGTCAGCCGCCTGTGCGATCTGTACGGCTGGCAGGTGAGCGTGCGCCCCGGCGGCGAACGCGGCGTGATCGCCACCCTGACGTTCTCGCCGAAGCCGTTGTAA
- a CDS encoding response regulator transcription factor has translation MRILVIEDNSDIAANLGDYLEDRGHTVDFAADGVTGLHLAVVHEFDAIVLDLNLPGMDGIEVCRKLRNEARKQTPVLMLTARDSLDNKLAGFDSGADDYLIKPFALQEVEVRLNALSRRGKGVQTRVLETGDLEYNLDTLEVRRQGKLLQLNPTALKILQALMEAAPAVVTRQELETRVWGEELPDSDSLRVHIHGLRAVVDKPFEVPLIQTRHGIGYRIATPEA, from the coding sequence GTGAGAATCCTGGTAATCGAAGACAACAGCGACATTGCGGCCAACCTGGGCGACTACCTGGAGGACCGCGGGCATACGGTGGACTTCGCCGCTGACGGGGTCACCGGCCTGCATCTGGCCGTGGTGCACGAGTTCGACGCGATCGTGCTGGATCTCAACCTGCCAGGCATGGACGGCATCGAAGTGTGCCGCAAGCTGCGCAATGAAGCGCGCAAGCAGACCCCGGTACTGATGCTGACCGCCCGCGATTCGCTGGACAACAAGCTGGCGGGTTTCGATTCCGGTGCCGACGACTACCTGATCAAGCCGTTCGCGCTGCAGGAAGTGGAAGTGCGTCTGAACGCCCTGTCGCGTCGCGGCAAGGGCGTGCAGACCCGCGTGCTGGAAACCGGCGACCTGGAATACAACCTGGATACGCTGGAAGTGCGCCGCCAGGGCAAGCTGCTGCAGCTCAACCCGACCGCGCTGAAGATCCTGCAGGCGCTGATGGAAGCGGCCCCGGCCGTGGTGACCCGCCAGGAGCTGGAAACCCGCGTGTGGGGCGAGGAGCTGCCCGACTCCGATTCGCTGCGCGTGCATATCCATGGCCTGCGTGCGGTGGTCGACAAGCCGTTTGAAGTACCGCTGATCCAGACCCGCCATGGCATCGGATACCGCATCGCCACCCCGGAAGCCTGA